The DNA segment TCGATTATGGCCTCCTTGTTGGGGGGCTTCGGACCGTCAAAGCCCAGGTGCGACGACTGTTTGTTGACTGCACCACTGCAAAAAGTATTAAAGTTATAATTCCATATTTTCAGGGCTGTTTGCTCATTTCAAGTGTAGCCTAATAGAACTAAAAATCTTTTGGTTCAAAATAAATACATGTagcattattttatattgagcTACATCCTATAATGGTTATATATACTTATCATCAATATTCGTGTTTTGTCAATTCCGATTACAGGTCAAACTTGGTCTTAGCTACCAGAAGGTAATCTGAGTTTAGATTGTGGAACGGCAACGGTCAGCCGTTAATGGAGATCAGTAGATTAAATGTATTACCGAATAATCTTGGTTGAAATGCTACTAAGTATCAATAacttaataatttaaaatcaatgtCTGTGGAATCataagttttaaaaaattaacatCAACTCTccttaaattgaatatttcttcaaaaatgaaaaaagttgtCATTGTTACTTCGCCAGTCAAACTGTAGAAcctattacaaaataatgattatactgtattataattcaaagaaaatttaattctataGTTATTTCATGTTTCGGaaaatatagtaataatattgagtgCCCAAACTGATACGGTATATTACAGAAACATTGGTAGGCCCAATTGAGCAGCAGGTGAGCAtaaggaaaaaatattatttctatatcttGGTTGGAAGGatctcaattttattcaaatagatTATTTTCTATATCTTGGTTGGAAGGatctcaattttattcaaatactacCTATAACTTCTTCGAGAATGAGAATTTTTTCTATACTAACTTACTAAAAAGAAGCAACACAATTGAATAGCATTTCaattctattgtttgttttcattGTACCAGCAACTAAAACtagtatttattacaatttagaAAATAATGGCACtagaattaaaataacatttaaacCAAAAATGCAATGGAATACGCTGTATGGTACATATTACCATAGTATATACAATTTAGATAGGTAATGATATTAGATAAATTGGTTATTCTCTGTTATCACATAGTCAGCtaataatgatatttcaattttcaactacAGGCCTACAACTGAATTAGATTGGGAAGAGGATTTAGTATATGAATACCTTAGTGATGTATTTATTAGAGGAGTGTTGGGTGGAGATGTGTCCATCTCTAGAACGGAACTTCTTCGATGCTCTTCTCTGGCCCGACGTGCTATTTCCCTAATCTGTTGTTCAGCTTCTTTGGCTCTTCTctctaaaaacaaaaaagtatttaaatttgaagcatttatttcaataaagtCACTGACTGTTCTTAGTTCGATTATTTGGATCTCAAAAACACTAACACTGTGCGTGTACCGTTACTGTTAACAAAACTCATACTACACTTCAACTACCGTACAAAAACTCTTCAACAAAACTCATAATATGGTCTTAAAATATTTGCATTTTATGACactatttgagaaaaatatttatttattcatttacattacaataataattgtaaaatctCTTTTGGTTACTTAAATCCTCATATTTAGCACAGCCACATATGAGGATTTAAGTAACCAAAAGAGATTTTAGATTTAAGGTTCGACGAGCATGaggattctttattgattcgtacaataagtacatcattaaaatgataaagagagaaaaaataaggtaaccttgtgctattcatttcccaaatttagataaggttacacatatatagtccgaaataggttaggtCCTGTTgctgttcacttcacaaaattgttatccttatttattttcacaaagtagatttttaaatttagatgcttctaAAACATctgaaaattttgattgaaaccGGTGTTATCAAAACGTACGGTACTGAAGAGTGTCCCAAAAGAACGCAACATTTTGATTGTTAATAGAATCATAATCTAATTGTAATTTTACGATATTTCTAATTACAAAGGAAAGTGAATTGTAATTAACAGCAAAAAACGAACTTTCCATTGtaatcaaaaatattaaataccACTTAAACTTCTAAATAACAAAACCATCCTCCATATTATGTAGGCGTATTGCAATAATTAGCAAACCACCCTGAAAAAATCACTCAAGtaaaaatatttaacaaaatttcaattgaatctgTAAATATATTTTACCCTGCTCCCTCCATAGCTGCTCTTGCTTGAATTCTGCCTCCTCGGCTTCTTTGACGGCTTCCATCTTTTTTTTCTGAAtcttcttgaaaatttcagaaGTTCTTTCTTCCATAACCCTCTTCTCCCACATGGCGACCCTTTGTGATACATTGTGAGGCTGAAAACAGAACAAACATTTCAGcaaaatattcagaaaatgaAGTCCATGTTACTAGggcaattattaaatttaataaaacattattccTATAGATCTATATCGATTTAATGGTTCATTAGTtttaataagtgtcctagaatAAGAAACAGGACATGAATCACTCAAAAATAAGCATGAATCATTCATCAGACGTGTTTGAATAGtatgaaaaattgagaaaaacaaataatatcagGAATTTTACATGTCATCAGAGATTTGTAGGTTTACTTTTTGAAGATTAGAacaaataaactaataaaactTATAGATTAGTGCTCCTCTTTAATAATCGTGCTCCTCTATCTTACAGCTTttgaattacaaataattattatttaagaatCTCTTATCTGAGGTCCATGGAATGAGAGCATTCACTTTAGCTTCGATTTACTctgtttttgaataaaatgccATTTACATCATATTTCAATgttgagaaaataaattattaattaccaTCCTTACAAGAGctttttatacttttgaatGACGACCTTCGCAGTCTATACTTGTGATATGAATGTAGTAAGTTATGTAACGAAATTTAAAGTTAatgcaatatttttatgaatacagtccattcaaatgaattaattaaatgaATACAAGCCCATTAAAGTTTACTAACTCCATTGCTAATCTTGAAACAAATATAAGTTTATGTTTTGCATTTTCTTATCATTGAAATTTAGGAAAATTTGAAATCTAAAGAAAAGCCAGTATTTCACCTTGTTTAATGAGATCTCTTGTAAGGCATCCCGCCTGGAATCGTTGATGAGTTGAGTTGACACGATGGGCGTTGCAGGTATTTTGTTGTGCAACTTCAGTTCGTCCACCGAGCAGTAGATGTCTTCAGTTCCCTCTATCGTTCCTATTTCATTTTGGCCACTGATCTCTAGCAACTCTGTCAGTTCAGCCTCAACAGAAAGTCTGCAAACATATGAAAGAAAATTAACAATCCACTTTGTTATACTCTGTGGAAGCAATTATTAtcgaactagcaggtaacccgtgctccgcaaaggcctaattgaaaacttgacctactggaatcttgaagagtttagaataggcctataaccatcctcggttaattaagaatctatgagGCGATTGCAGAGATCGGGATTATCTCTTACGCTCGGCTAAAAACCGGGTTTTGAGCCGCGGAtcaaaaatcggtttgctgagttCGGGATTAGCCACGCTCGGGCGCAAAAGTTGGCCGACAGGCAATTATCGCAGGGAAAAACCGGCGGTctaaaaatcggtttgctgagatccAGTCTAGTGAGATCAGTCGGTGGATTGCTGAGTTCAAGCGTAGATCAACTCGAGTTTAAAAGataatctcggtggattgctgagatcgggatcaGGCTAAAATGAGATAATCTCAGGAGCAAAAATGGTGATTTTAGACTCCAACTTAGACCTGCTAGGAGGCAGGTTTAAGTtcgggattaagctattaactcgctattcttttgattttattaaaaaccAGTGTCAAATTGGGGTttgtctttgaattctgaacAATTTCATTACCCACAAAGtcatatttaaaatgtttttccactGATGTTTAAAATATCATAACAtaagaaagtgaaaatgaaaacaccTTCAAACAACAAGAAAATTCTATACCTCTCACTAAAAGGGGGTCCGGGGGGCCTCCCCCGgaaaatttcagaaaaataccTTCAATTTGGTGTGATTTCAAGCAATTTCTACTTTCAAAACTACATCCCAATAATGAAGTTTCTTTATGTTCAGTgggctaataattatttaattttttatagataataatatatcataggcctatgatatttcagttcatataacaaatagaatggaaatataattttattagtcattcaattattgtttcaaagatCCATGTTAATCAGCTCAGTAgctcagacatgatgatgcgtcattcgtaaattttctatcccgtacgtgtaacagccaattctttcctttattgtatTGTAGATGTATTATCGAATATACAATAGTTTCATTTTTCAGATTGTTGATTCAGTACCGTACAAGTAATTAtacttgaattaataatcaattgaacCATATGCTGTTCtttatttgttaatttatattaacaaatagataaatacataaattatttgttaatttatattattctctatttgttaatttgaacaataattgacaTTATATAATTTAAACTTTGGTTCCAATACAAGATTCCCATTTATTTGTATACGGTAGCCAAGAAATCTATATTGACCATATATTTATTAACGATTGTTAAAAAAGAACACAAAGCCAAGTTCGGTGGCAACAACCAAACAttactttattgattcatacaataagtacatcatcaaaatgatagggaaagaaaaaataaggtaaccttgtgctattccgcttccaaatttagataaggttacacatggtccgaaataggttaaatgTTTTactaaaaatgttttgatttgtTCCACTACCTAGTACCATATTATGTTGCTGTACATTCGAATATGGGGTACTGTTTGAAAAACACTAATCTGAGGATGATGGCCACATGAGTTCTAGACTTGTGCGTGGGAATGAGACGGATGATTATGAGAGATTAGTGGACAGCTTCAGGTGGGTTCCAATCCACCGGAAAGCTATTTTTGAACTTATAAATGGTATTTGGAGGAGTTCGGCTCTTCAAATGGTCACCCTTACAACGGGTGTAGCAGGCGCATGGAGTTCAATTTATCTTATCGATggcttatcagcgcgaccacttcacagttaaaatttacgTCTGTAAGTTACTTTACGTACAAAGTAGTTACTTTGTGATACAGGTCTTGTTGTAAAATCaagtaattgaatgaatatttttggaCCTACCTGAGTTGTTCAGCTTCTTTTTCGGCCTGTGTTCGTGCAGCTTCCCTAGCTTCTTCCTCCAATATCTGATCTATGCTTTTGTCGTCCTTGTGCTCTCCCATCACCCACGTCCATGGATTTCCATCTGCACCCATCAGGAATTGTACTCTTCTTCCCCCACCACGATctgaaatttcaattcaattttctcaaaatgaaAATCACTTGACAGGGTGACATACGTGACATACAAAATATAATAtccttcattattttttctaaacaaATGACAGCCAATGTAAACGTTGTACTGGGCCAAATAAAATGTGGTTTATACCAAAATAGAAGTTAACACCCCTTATGTGTAAGGTTTCATTTTAGACTTTCTCACCTGTTGAATATGGGCCAAAATatctgaggcccggttgcacaaaatccagATTGagttttaatcttgattaaatcaacgagaaccaatcagagaaggtttttgagaagaaggcttcttatgattggttcttgtggcattaaatcgggattaaaagttaacatacttttgtgcaaccgggtgtaAATAAGAGAAAATAAACCATTGACTTTTGTATAGGCTTTTTGACAGAACTGGACTTGATTGTTGAATAGATTATTTAATAAGGCGGCGGAATATACAAACACCGCAAATGACGCTGTGTGGTGTCAGTTTATACCGactaattatcatataattaggCTACTTATTGGACTAATTActtgtttattaataattttaattaatttttaattttaattggaaattattaattgaattattgagtttatttaattaattttctattaagactaaaaatcaaataattacaaatacatatgcATCAACCGATCATTGGCGTAGAAAGAACTAAAACTCTGGGACACCGAGGGTCCTCCAAAGAGATTTTCggcaatattttaaaaatacctTTCATTTTAAGGTTTAATTTCACGCAATACATATTTCAAAGACTTATGagttatttcattttgtgttttttcttgtaagtttattttgatttattatcgCACAATATTAGAGTCAGTTTTCATTCTTTAAATAAATAGTCAACAGGAAATAATCTCATCACAAAAGCATATGGTATCTTCACTCAACCAACTAATGCGTCAGTTTATTTGTTTTAAAAATGCAAATTGCAATGAGGAAAAACAGTGCACTCACCAATAGATGGAGGTTTGAATGGCTTTTTCTTTTCTTGTTCATCCCACACTTTCCACCGCCTGATTTGTTCCTCTCTCATTCTACAGAACAATGTCTGCTTCTGTGATTCATCCAGCTCTGCCAATAATTCTGGATCAACCCACATGTCACGAAGTATTTGCTGCAACATACTGAAAAGCAGAAGCAAACAATAAGTGAACTTGCTTGAAAAGGAAATCCATCAAACACACATTTTCCTGCAGTACGGTAACACTGTTAGCTgggaaacataataattaatattatccaaattttgatagagtGAATAATATAccagaataaaacaaataaataccaAAAcaacatacaaaataatataccaAAATAAGACAAATGATGACATACTAGCCTATATAAACTTTCTTGGATACCGCATCCAACCATTGTATATGGGAAATTGGAGTAAGAACTCCAATATTTGGTATATTTGGTATTATcgattatgaatttgaaaagaaatgaatattaaatgaaatgatACAGATGTAGTTTGAATGATATCAAAACTCTTGTTATTGATATCAATTCATTGTATTGATTTCAATGGTTATATTATACTGATACGCTagatattttcatttgaattttaatGCTTTATTACCGTACTATATTTATAAATGTACACAGGTAGGTTTAATTGGGATTTGTTGGTAACTATCCATTCTTgaaaaatttatgaatgatcCACCAGTAATTcagatgaaattattgaaaaaatgacagAGCAATTTTACATAGCAGAATAGAGTAGTTGATGAGCTGAACACTTTAACACTGACACCATTGTTCCTAAATTGTCTTTCAAATTATAAGATAGCAAACACTTCATATCCTGGAACACGCCACTATAAAAAACTAGTTTTCATACCATACGGTAGTTTATTCTCATGGACTTAACAAGCGGCTGAAAcccaatcattattttaatgaacgCAATTGGGTGAAATTCTAGTACCAATTTTCTATCTTCAGGTGCTCTTTGCAGAcaatccttttcctcctccattGTTAAATCAAATAACAGCTGTTTGGAAAATGGACAAAGGAAAGGAATCGGACAACGGAGAATGACAACAAATGAGAGGGTTGGCGGCGATCAAGGAAATGGCACAGAAAAGGGAATGAATAGTTTGTAGGTACTTTCTTCTATTATGTGATAATGGACCGGTTCTTGAACAAAGTGCTGCACTTCTAGATGCAAGAAGACGACGATGGGAAGGAGGATTTGAATAGCCTTGACCGACATCCTGACTCCCGACCAAACCTGAACAAGTGCTGGTCGCTGTAGATTCAGATCAAGTCGCGTTCGTCAACTCACTATCAACTACTTAGCTACTATATGTATGTCCAGCACCAGCAATGAACTTGACCATCTGAACAGCATCGATTAGAACAACTCGTTTTTTCTTTCATGATACCTGGCTTGCTTATTAAAATCGTTTTACTTTCAGTGTGGTGAAAACGTGCTCTCTGCAATTTTCTTCTGAAAGACTTTTAGTTGAACCACTGCTGATTTTCGAACAAAAGGAACACGCAACACATCAATATATGTTTATTTCCAGAGTAGAAAttctttaatattttgtttactCCTAATGCTAACTATAATACTTAAACGTTCTAATCCATCAGTTGTTTCTCTGTTAAACTATGGGATTAGATTATGAGTTGTATTTTCTCTCGTGGATTTGAGGTAAAAGTTAATAATTCTTAACTGGTAGAACTGATCATGAGCACCATTATTGTTAAGAGCTAACTTCGCAATATTATCTGAATATTTTGGAAcgataatagaaaaaaattatgactGAAAGCTAGAAGTAGCCTATCAATATTACAGTTGTACagtataatagaatagaaaattagtaaaaagaggAATAGAAATGCAAAACAAATTCTCAAATTGAGAGATCTTTTAAGCAAACCTCCAAACGTTGATGAGATCTTCAGTTCAAGAAATTTATATAAAGGTTTAGAAGGAAATGACTTGCAGAAGtcgagaaaaccgtgagaaGTGTAGGCACATGACGGAAAATCTGTTTAGGCCTACATTCAATCTGAATACTTCCGTTCTCAATCTGCTTCCAACTTggattttgaagaaaaatgaatgatgaatatcCGTAGCCTAGAttggaattcaaaatattctgaAAAGTCACTTATTGAGATTGATGGAATGCACTAATGGCttattataatatgtattaGAAATAGCACACTCTCATTATTAATTAGAATGGAGATTTCACATCGCGTTACTGAACAAAACATTGACTCCCATGTGAAATTCCCATTTTTCTGATTAAACTATAGTTTTCAAACACAGGTTCATTGGTCAGATTGCTACTGATTAGATGCTAGAAACTGGAAAACTTGTACTTTATTTAGAGGTTGAAAGGAAGTGAACCGAATTCTCATGACGCAGGATAGGGAAGcgtgtaaattattattaacggCAAGTGAAATTGCGACGGTGGGAAAAGCTAATATATATCATGATAAAAACACCCTATCAATATGTAGTAGGGAAAGGAAGCAAGTAGAGAATCACTGAAGTGAGAAGGTATAAGTAAGTCAAGTGAGAAGGTACACTGTAGCTATAAAAAACTTAGCTGTGCAACATACTAGTTGGGATCATCCTTCATTATAGGATGCTACTTTCCTCAAAGAGATGAGATATGAGTGTCGAGTAATGGTCTCTTTACCGGACATGGCTTTCAGCTCATCAGTTCAGTTACTGCTATCGGTTTATAGTATAGTCGAATTACATTGAAGAATGCTCTCTTAACCAGTCAAGTGTAATTATTTTATCCTAGTAACATGTAAGCAAGATTAGAAAGTTATAATAGATGTGACAGTATGTGCTCTTCAATAGTTTCACCCTTCAGTAGGCAAGCCTGTTTGCAAGGCATTACCCACTCAAATCGGGAGAGCTTATGCtaatttgtgatttatcataGTGACGCGTCAAACATAAAATATGCTAGAGGATAGTCTAGTTTACTAGCATATTTAGAATCCTGTCAAGTAGACATCCCACTAGCATTGTGTAAATTGACTGAAATGACGTATACATTCTTATCAGAGAAAAAATTCGATCCTAGTTGTTGTTGAATATAAAGAATTCTTGATACAACTAACTACGATAGAACAAATTTCTTgttatattgaattcaattcagatactctaaggctagctacacccacacacacacacacaccgatttttggacgtactatattttgccgtccttatatgaattctataagattaaacggaactcaacaaacataatctgttaAACATCAtctattcaatctaatagaatttttgtGATCCTTGAGGTACGTTCTATTGTGGTTTGTAACTGTGTAATGCTAAGTAATTGGCGATTGGAGATGTACCtcagataaaatagataaaagaCCTCAATAGAAGATGAGAGATAAAGTGCATAGAAGATAGACGCAAAGAATAAGAGAGTTGCAAATGCAAAGAGGTGGATTCTTCAAACGACTATTGTTTCCCAGTTAATTCATCAACACAATGTCTTCCTAGTTACTTCGTCATTATTACAACAGTTTCAATCGAACAATGCACAGCAGTTAACAATTCAGCAACAGCAACAAAGGTAGTCAACTGATAGTCGATTGTAGAGGCATCCCAATTATAGTACAATTTTGCAAAGCTGTTCTTTGATACTGCATTGACGTTTatcttttcaaaaattcaaatcttCCCTACTTTCAGAACTTGTGCGATAATTGCACTACTCCTGACTTGCAGCATAATGCTAATATCACTATCTGTCAAGCACAAGCACTGCCAAAAGCTACCTTGAAAcactcaacatttttcaattcatttcatctccctaaatttaaattattttaagctcccccccccccaataaTTTCGAGGACGCAGTCTACGTCcattaatatattatgttattgaaaatttaagGATCTGATAACgctaaaattaaataaaaaattctactcttttAACTGAACATTTCTTTAAAATAAAACTTAACCATTACTGACTGAAAAAAGGtaacaacatttttcaattcatttcatctCCATAATTTATATGATTTTGAGCCCCCCCTCCCCCAAGAATTTCGATCACGCAGTCTGCGACCAAACCCCCCCCTGTGGGCACCTCTGTCTTTGAGATTGGGAAAATGTGGGTattcaacaaaatttattacacTAGAAATAATGAAACCGGGgtattcatttgaatattttaattatacctgtacaatttttaataaataatagaagataTGTCATTAAACTTCcagttaattattgttatttgtataattgtatattgtatactgtataattattgttattgaactttctttaatcaataaataatgtcACAACtcaattcaatatgaattggTCTGCACGACGGCACTAGATATTGAATTAGGACAATAAATTCTTATTTCCttgcaaaaataattgattagaaTCAATCCTAATTTGGCTAGCTTGAATGATCGAGATATGATTATTCCCTCGAGCAATGTGAATCTTGTCAAAGAGTTTTTATATGGCATGTGAAACTTGTATAATTTACATCTCAAATGGAAACCTAATTTCCTTATTATATCATCACACATCTTTCTTTTCTTTGTATTCCTTTGGATTTTGACGTAGCCTACCTATTCTTCACAGTGAACTGATTTACTTGCAATGTTTCTCACCAACCTTTACTTCATTCATTTCCAGTTCGCTCACGGAGAATGGCGATTTGAGCTTTCTATTTGATTGCGGTCTTTCCCCAGGTAAGCTCACATTAATTATGCTAATTAAATACAAGGGACATGAAAACGTGTATCGATAAACTGGATCGACGAGTTGAACTCTAAACCTTTACGATTTTACGAAACTAGAAGAAATCATCCCAGCACGTCCTTATATACTATTTATGAGTTGGATGAAATGGGTTTTATCATGTTCTATCAAATCTAAGCTTCCACATCAAGGTctaaattgtattttatcaagaaaaaatatagagtTTAAGCTCTCTGATTTGCCAGTTATAGACTAGTAGCGTGAAGTTGGGAATAGGAATATTATCGTATTGGAATCATGCTAGCGTAAATTCACCATTTTTTGCATAAATTTTGTGTTGAAATAGTCTTGGTGACAAACTTTGAAATGTAGAGATTGAAATTACGCATATAAAATAAGAGTATAAGTAGCATAAATTATCACGTCAAGgcaaaatgaattttttatcgtTTTTTCAAAGAATAGAAAACTTTGAATTGAAGTATACTGTCGATAATGTTCTATCTATTattatctaataaaataaataaatatccctCTTTTGTGCTGGAAGTCTCagtcaacatcatcatcatcatgatgcCAATGATTCCatacatgaaatgaaatagCTGTTTTAAAgcaacttcaattattattgtattattaattgGAAATATTTCTAGTGATTTCGTATAttgtattttggcgaaataaagattttgatttttgatgaaATTCCGATAATATCCCTGGTAATCAAAGTAGAGAAAAGAAAACTAGAACTATGAAATTCAGTTGTTGATTGGATAGAAGTGACCCAAGTGGAGAACAGTGAGAATGGTTATATGTCTAGCAAGAGTCTAGCAAGACAAGAAAGTGCAAGTGTAACGTGTACAAGGTTGCATTCGATTTCGACTCTTCGCAAAGGCCTGCTTTTTAACGCTAGTTAGACACAAACAGTGAAACCAAATCCAGCATCTAGAATGCAATACGGGAGAGGCCAGTGTCAGATCGTGGGGCGACCGAGCGATTCATTACATCAGCGTTACGTCATCAGCAGACGCGGGTGATGGGGTAGGTGGGTGGGGGTGCCCTACCTACTTCTGGCCACACCAACCCTCACTTCACCAACCACACTCCTCGGTCCACACCTTACGATTTGAAAGGCAACTTTGAAAAATCTAATAATGAATACACAAAAATTAATGTTGTCAACCGTGGATCAACAAAGTGGTTGATAACATCAATTTgtgtattgaatatgaatatattgaatatgAACATAATGAATACCCAAATTATTGTTGTCAACCATGGATCAACGAAGTGGTTGATAACATCAATTTGTGTATTCATTCCATTTATGAATAATAGTGGTTGACAACATCAATTTGTGTTTCATTCCTatagattaatattatttttttcaataattcattcctTATAGATTTTCAAAGTTTCCTTTCAAATCGTAAGGAGTGGACCGAGTCACCGA comes from the Nilaparvata lugens isolate BPH chromosome 1, ASM1435652v1, whole genome shotgun sequence genome and includes:
- the LOC111056709 gene encoding SH2 domain-containing protein 4A produces the protein MLQQILRDMWVDPELLAELDESQKQTLFCRMREEQIRRWKVWDEQEKKKPFKPPSIDRGGGRRVQFLMGADGNPWTWVMGEHKDDKSIDQILEEEAREAARTQAEKEAEQLRLSVEAELTELLEISGQNEIGTIEGTEDIYCSVDELKLHNKIPATPIVSTQLINDSRRDALQEISLNKPHNVSQRVAMWEKRVMEERTSEIFKKIQKKKMEAVKEAEEAEFKQEQLWREQERRAKEAEQQIREIARRAREEHRRSSVLEMDTSPPNTPLINTSLSGAVNKQSSHLGFDGPKPPNKEAIIEWFRSSEVARKAGLETDKNVVAPWFHGLITRQEAENRLSSQPVGSFLVRVSERIWGYAISYRDEDRCKHYLVDASNGHYQFLGSNQIAHNTLGDLVAYHSIKPITVIGGETLGIPCRRAVGESTPAIFNGLLIKAR